The Anaerolineales bacterium genomic interval GGCGAGGCGCTGACCCTGGCCCAGCCGGAGGACGAACCCATCGTGCGCCAGATCGAAAAGGTGCTGGGCGAGCCGCTTGTACGGCGCCGCCTGGCGGACTTCAACTACGGTGGCTTCAACCCCGAAAGCATTCCCAAGGGCGGTGGCAACGGTAATGGCAACGGGAAGGCCAGCCCGGGCCGATCGAACGGAAACGGGCGCCGGCCCAGCATTGCCGCCCCCAGGCGCAACGACGCCAGCCGAGGCCGAACGCACCGCTAACCCAATCGACCCCACAACCCGATAGCCCATCCCCTGTGCCCCGTTCTCGGGTGCAGGGGATAGTTGTTTCCGGGCGAGATCGAGGTCGTCTTTGGCACCGCCGGGACCTGCGCAAGGCCAGAGCCCAAGGCCCGGCATGGCCGCGCCCGCGGGGTTGATCGGACCGTCTAGCATTCCTTCCGGGGAGCCCCGACCGATCGATGATGGGCTCCGCCAGCAAGTTCGACGTCGGACCGCCGGCGGCGGAGGCCGGACCGGTGTAGCGGCTCGACTTCCGTCCCGCACGGATAGACCGCAGCTAACGACCTGGGATCACAACCGATTGGCTGGTGAGTTCTACACGCCAGCGGGCCTTTGAGCTTCTCTCCGTCCGGTCCCCATGAGATCTATCCCGAGCCACGATTTGCCGACTTTCGCGGCAGGCACCCCGAGCTGTGCTGGGTTGGGATCGGATCCTACTCCCGCCGATAGGGCTTGAGCAGCGCCGCCGGGTAGGCCGCATTCCGGCCCGCCAGGGCCAGGCCGGCGATGGTCGTCAGGTAGGGCAACGCCAGGAAGAACTCGTAGGGCAGATCCAGGCCGGTGGTCTGCAGCCGCAGTTGCAGCGCGAAAACGCCGCCAAACAGCAGTGCGCCCCACAGCACCTTCACCGGGTCCCAATTCCCGAAGACGATCAGTGCGATGCACACCCAGCCCCGCCCCGCAATGATGCCGAAACTGAATGCGCCCAGTTGGGCCAGCGAGAGAAACGAACCGGCCGCGCCCATCAGGCCTCCGGCAATGGCCAGCGAGAGGTACCGCACCAGGAACACGTTCACGCCGGCCGCGTCCGCTGCTTCCGGATTCTCTCCCACGGCGCGCACCTGCAGCCCGAAGTTGGTTCGATACAACACCCACCAGGCGACGGGGACGAGCAGGACCGCCAGGTAGGTCATCAGGTACTGTTCGAAGATGGGCCCAAGGATCGGAAGCTCGCCGAAGGGTGAGATCTTGCCGAAAGGCTGGATTGCCGGGAGCACCTGGCGCTCGCCATAGATCAGCCGGAAGGCGAAGAGCGACAACCCGGTAAGCAGCAGCGTGATCCCCAGCCCCGAGACGTGCTGGTTGGCGCCCAGTCGCACGGCGAGCAGGCTCATGAGCAGGCCGGAGGCAATGCCGGCCACGATCGCCGCCAGCACACCCAGCCAGAGCGAGCCGCTGGCCTCGGCCACTACAAACCCAACGAAGGCGCCGAAGAACATGGTCCCTTCGATCCCCAGGTTGAGGATGCCGGCCCGCTCGGAGAACAGCTCTCCGAGTGTCCCCAGGATCAGAGGCGTTGCGACCCGCAAGGCGGCAGCCACCAGACCGATCAGGAAGACTTCCATCAGAATGCTCCGGCTCCTGCCTCTACCATTGGTGATCCCTCACCTGCGCAGCGCAAGCCTCTCACCTGCTCTCGTTCCGATGTCGCCGGCCTCGGCGAACACGCCTACCGAGCATCGTCTCGCACTCCAATCCCGGGAGCCCGGCCTGCACTCGAGCCTCGCCCCGCACGCACGACTCGAATCCGGTAGTTCAGGAGAAGGAACATCCCCAGGGTCACCAGAAGCAAAGTCGCCTGGACCACGTCGCCAAGGAAGGCGGGCACTCCCAGCGCTCGACTCACCGTCTGGGCGCCGGTGCCAATCAGGCCGATGAAGAGCGCCGCCATTGCCACCCCCAAAGGATGCAGCGCCCCCAGGGTGGCCACGATGATTCCGGTGTAGCCGAAGCCCGGTGAAATCGCGTCGATCAGGTGAAAATGAATCCCTGCCACCTCGCCCACGCCGGCTAACCCGGCGATTCCGCCGCTGGCGAGAGCGGCGACAAGTACCGTCCGATCGACATCCACGCCGGCAAAGCGAGCAGCCTCGCGGCCCATGCCGGTAGCGCGCATGCGCAATCCCAGCGTGGTGCGCGATAGCAGGTACCAGAGCAGGGCAATGACCGCCATGGCCACGATGAACCCCAGGTGCAGCCGAGAACGCGGCAGGAGCTTCGGCAGAACCGTACTGGGTTCAATCTGCGGGGACTGGGGCCAACCCGAGATCGGGTCCCGCCAGGGTCCGTTCAGGATGAAGCTGACAAGGAAGAGCATGACGGAGTTCAGGAGCAGGGTGGTGACGACCTCGTCAATTGCGAGCTTCACCCGAAGCAGGGCCGGCACCAGCGCCCACAGCATTCCGGCCAGGAACCCTCCCAGGAGCATCAGGGGCAGCGCCAAGATCGGAGGCAAGCCTCCCAGCACCATCCCCAGACCTGCGGCCGCAATCGCCCCGGCATACAGCTGGCCCTCTACACCAATATTCCAGTAGCCGGCTGAGAAGGCGAAGGTGACCGCCGCCCCCGTGAGGAGTAGGGGCGTGGACTTCACCAGCACCTCGATGGCGCTGACCCGGGTCGAAAGCGGGGCTATCAGGAAGTAGTAATAGGCCTCCAGCGGGCTGGCCTTGGCCCAAACCACCAGAACGGCGGTGAGAACGAAGGTGACCACCACCGCCGCCAGCGGGATGGCCAACCGCATCCACACGGGAGCCGGGGCGCGCTCAATGCGAATCGGCATCGGTTCCCTTGGTGGCGCCCGACATCCACAGCCCGAGTTGCTCCAGCTGGGCTTCGGAACCGGCCACTTCCCCCACGATGCGCCCCTCGTAGATCACCGCGATCCGGTCGGAGAGCGCCAGCACTTCGTCGAGATCCTCCGAGAGCAGGAGCACCGCTGCGCCTCGGTCGCGCTGCTCGAGGAGTTTGCTGCGAACGTACTCGGTCGCTCCCACATCAAGGCCGTGGGTGGGTTGCGAGGCGATGACCACGCGGGGGTTGCGTGAGAGGGCGCGCGCAAGCACCACCTTCTGCATGTTGCCGCCGGAGAGCGTCCGGGCGCGGTCGTTGGGGGAAGCCTTGATCTGGTACTCGGCGATCAACTCCTCGGCCCGCCGTCGGATTCGTCGGCGATCGAGGTTCCCCGCCCTTGAGAAATCTCCGAGATGTTCCAGCGCCAGGTTCTCCGCTACGCTCAGATCGGCCACCAGTCCTTCGCTCCGCTCCTCGGGGATCCGCCCCACGCCGGCGGCCGACATCCGATTGGGAGAAGCGCCGGTGAGGTCCTCTCCCGACACGCTCACCTCTCCCTGGCTGGGCTTGAGAGTGCCGCATAGCACGCGTGCCAGTTCTGCCTGCCCGTTGCCCGAGACCCCGGCCACGCCCACGATCTCGCCCGCCCCCACCTCCAGCGAGACTCCGCGCAGGGCCGCCATCCCTTCTCGGTCGAGGGCGGCAAGGTCGCGGATCCGCAGCAGCATCTGGCCGCGTGGCCGCTCGGACTGCCGCCTCACGCCGAAGGTCTCGCGGCCCACCATCATGCGCGCCAGTTGCGGCTGGGTGGTCGCCGATTTGTGGACCGTGCCCACCACGTGGCCGTCCCGCAGGACGGTGATCCGATGGCAGACCGTCATCACTTCGCGCAGCTTGTGGCTGATGAAGATGATCGACAGCCCCTCGCGGCACAGACGCTCGAGCGTCTCGAACAGGGAGTCGACCTCCTGCGGAACGAGAACCGAGGTCGGCTCGTCAAGGATGAGCACCCGCGCTTCCCGGTAGAGCGCCTTCAGAATCTCCACACGCTGGCGCTCACCCGCAGCCAAATGCCGCACCAGCGCCTTGGGTTTCACTTCCAGGCCGAATCGCTCGGCGGCCTCGGCCACGCGTCGCTCGGCTTCCCCAGGCCTTACCCGGAACCCGGTGGCGTGCCCGAGCACTACGTTTTCCGCCACGCTCAGCGGAGGCACGAGCGTGAAGTGCTGCGTGACCATCCCGATTCCCAGGCGGATGGCGTCATGCGGTGACTGGATGCGTTCTGGTTGACCTCGGACGCGGATTGCTCCCGCGTCGGCATGGTACAGGCCGTAGAGGATGCGCATCAAGGTGGTCTTGCCGGCGCCGTTTTCTCCCAGCAGGGCGTGGACTTCGCCCTGCTCCAGATCGAAATCGACGCGGTCGTTGGCCACCACGGGGCCGAATCGCTTGGTGATGCCCTGCATCTCGACAGCTAACACACAGGTATCCTCGAAGGGCGGCAAGACTTGCAGGTGCGAGCAGGCGCTCGCACCTGCAAGCTCTTCGGCCGGCGGCAGGTCAGTTCACTGCGGCCGGTTGTTTCTCATCGATATCTACGCGGAAGAGGCCGTCCTTGATGGCCTGTGCCTTATCCTTGACCATCTGCAGCAGATCCGCGGGCAGTTTGCTCTCGGTGCCGTGGAACGGAGCCAGACTTGCGCCGCCCTTACCGACCATGCTGAAGTCCTTCAGGTCCTGGGCCGTGTAGGCCCCGCTTTGCACCTGGTTGATGACGTAGGCCACGGTCGGATCCATGTTCCAGACCGGGCCGCTCACCACGAAGTCGGGGGCGAGTGAGTTCTGATCGCTCATATTCCCAAAGGCGAACAGCCCGTTCTCCTTGGCCGCCTCGATCACGCCAAAGCGCTCGGCATACAGCACGTCCGCCCCGGCGTCGATCTGGGCCAATGCCGCTTCCTTGGCGGCCGCCGGATCGAACCAGCTGTTGATGAAGCTCACCAGGACCTTGGCCTCGGGATTCACTTCCTTGGCGCCGGCGGTGAAGGCATTGATCAGCCGGTTCACTTCTGGGACTGGAAGCCCGCCGACCACGCCGATCTTGCCCGTCTTGGTCAGCCCTCCGGCCAGCATGCCGCTGAGGTATGCCGGCTCATGGATCCAGTTGTCAAAAACCGACGTGTTGGGATCTGTCGGCCCCAGACCCGAGCCGAACACGAAAGCGATCTCCGGATACTCCGCGGCGACGCGGCGTACCGCCTCCTCATTGCCAAAGGCGTCGCCGAAGATGATATCCGGCTTCAACTGCTCGGCGGTCTCGCGCAAGACGCGCTCCATATCGCCGGAGTAGCCGATGTTCTCGGTGTAGCTGTAGTCGATCTGTCCCGCATCCATGGCCTTGTTCAGGGCGGCATGGATGACGCCATCCCACGGCTCCTCGATCGGGGTGGCGAAAGCGCCAAAGACGACCAGCGGCTTCGGCGCCTCAGGGGCCTGGGTGGCGGCCTGCACTAGGGCCTCAACGATCACGGTTTGAACAATGGTTTGAGGGGTGGGGATTGCGGCCGGAGCGCAGGCCGCCAACGCCCCCGCGATCAAAACGCTTGCCATCAGAACGGAAACCACGCGCAGCTTAGTCACAGGTGGACCTCCCTTTCAAGCGAATGTCTGCATGGAACAACGACGAGCGAACCCTACTCTCCAGCCTGCCTCCTTCCTGCGTGATCCATCTCCCAAGAGGCTGATGAAGAAGCCCTCCTGCTTGAGAGGAATTGGCATGTGGGGTAATTGGGGCGAAGCCCCAACCACCCCCTATGCGGTTTTCATCTCTGAGAAGGGCATTTTCCATCACCCTGCCAAGCCGTGGATCAAACTTGCCCGATGTCCTCCAGCCAAAGCTGGGGGTTCTGGCGAATGAACTGGCGCATGAGCTCCTTGCACTCGTCCAGGTCCAGGTTGAGAACCTGAACTCCATGGGCTTCCATCAACTCGGCCCCACCCTGCAAGCTCTCAGATTCTCCTGCAACCACCTGGCGGATGCCGAACTGCACCACGGCCCCCGAACACAGGTAACAGGGCATGAGGGTGGAATATAGCGTCGTCTCTCGATAGGTGCCAATCCGCCCGGCGCTTCGCAGGCAGTCGATTTCGGCGTGCAGAATCGGGTCGGCCTGCTGCACGCGTTGGTTGTGGCCGCGTCCGATGATCTTCCCTTGGCGCACCAGAACCGCCCCGATCGGGATGCCGCCCTCGCGCAACCCCCGGCGGGCCTCCTCAAGTGCAGCCTCCATGAACGGGTCCATCTCCCTTAGCCACCCCGGGCGAGCAAGGCTGAGCGAACCGAGCGCCGGTCGGCGGGAAGCGAGGTGATGCGCACGCCGACCGCATCATAGATCGCATTGAGGATCGCAGGAGCCGTTGCCAGCGAGGGCGCTTCGGCAAACCCCTTGGCGCCCTGTGGACCAAATGGGTGGGGCACTTCCAACAGGATGGAGACGATCTCCGGCGTCTGCGCCGCCGTCGGCAGATGGCACTTGTGAAGCGAGTCCGTCAGGTTGATCCCGTTCTCCACGTCGAACCGCTCCGAAAGAGCAAATCCCAAACCCATCATGACCCCGCCGTGGATCTGGCCCTCGGCAGCCTGGCGGTTGATAACCTTTCCCAGGTCATTGACGGAGATGATCGTCTGCACCTTAACCTCCCCCGAGGAGGGGTCCACCTCCACAATGGCGACTTGGGTGCTGTAGGCATAGCACCAGTGGGTGGGCCGCGACTCGCCCTCGG includes:
- a CDS encoding ABC transporter permease → MEVFLIGLVAAALRVATPLILGTLGELFSERAGILNLGIEGTMFFGAFVGFVVAEASGSLWLGVLAAIVAGIASGLLMSLLAVRLGANQHVSGLGITLLLTGLSLFAFRLIYGERQVLPAIQPFGKISPFGELPILGPIFEQYLMTYLAVLLVPVAWWVLYRTNFGLQVRAVGENPEAADAAGVNVFLVRYLSLAIAGGLMGAAGSFLSLAQLGAFSFGIIAGRGWVCIALIVFGNWDPVKVLWGALLFGGVFALQLRLQTTGLDLPYEFFLALPYLTTIAGLALAGRNAAYPAALLKPYRRE
- a CDS encoding ABC transporter permease; the protein is MPIRIERAPAPVWMRLAIPLAAVVVTFVLTAVLVVWAKASPLEAYYYFLIAPLSTRVSAIEVLVKSTPLLLTGAAVTFAFSAGYWNIGVEGQLYAGAIAAAGLGMVLGGLPPILALPLMLLGGFLAGMLWALVPALLRVKLAIDEVVTTLLLNSVMLFLVSFILNGPWRDPISGWPQSPQIEPSTVLPKLLPRSRLHLGFIVAMAVIALLWYLLSRTTLGLRMRATGMGREAARFAGVDVDRTVLVAALASGGIAGLAGVGEVAGIHFHLIDAISPGFGYTGIIVATLGALHPLGVAMAALFIGLIGTGAQTVSRALGVPAFLGDVVQATLLLVTLGMFLLLNYRIRVVRAGRGSSAGRAPGIGVRDDAR
- a CDS encoding ABC transporter ATP-binding protein — translated: MLAVEMQGITKRFGPVVANDRVDFDLEQGEVHALLGENGAGKTTLMRILYGLYHADAGAIRVRGQPERIQSPHDAIRLGIGMVTQHFTLVPPLSVAENVVLGHATGFRVRPGEAERRVAEAAERFGLEVKPKALVRHLAAGERQRVEILKALYREARVLILDEPTSVLVPQEVDSLFETLERLCREGLSIIFISHKLREVMTVCHRITVLRDGHVVGTVHKSATTQPQLARMMVGRETFGVRRQSERPRGQMLLRIRDLAALDREGMAALRGVSLEVGAGEIVGVAGVSGNGQAELARVLCGTLKPSQGEVSVSGEDLTGASPNRMSAAGVGRIPEERSEGLVADLSVAENLALEHLGDFSRAGNLDRRRIRRRAEELIAEYQIKASPNDRARTLSGGNMQKVVLARALSRNPRVVIASQPTHGLDVGATEYVRSKLLEQRDRGAAVLLLSEDLDEVLALSDRIAVIYEGRIVGEVAGSEAQLEQLGLWMSGATKGTDADSH
- a CDS encoding BMP family protein, giving the protein MTKLRVVSVLMASVLIAGALAACAPAAIPTPQTIVQTVIVEALVQAATQAPEAPKPLVVFGAFATPIEEPWDGVIHAALNKAMDAGQIDYSYTENIGYSGDMERVLRETAEQLKPDIIFGDAFGNEEAVRRVAAEYPEIAFVFGSGLGPTDPNTSVFDNWIHEPAYLSGMLAGGLTKTGKIGVVGGLPVPEVNRLINAFTAGAKEVNPEAKVLVSFINSWFDPAAAKEAALAQIDAGADVLYAERFGVIEAAKENGLFAFGNMSDQNSLAPDFVVSGPVWNMDPTVAYVINQVQSGAYTAQDLKDFSMVGKGGASLAPFHGTESKLPADLLQMVKDKAQAIKDGLFRVDIDEKQPAAVN
- a CDS encoding nucleoside deaminase → MDPFMEAALEEARRGLREGGIPIGAVLVRQGKIIGRGHNQRVQQADPILHAEIDCLRSAGRIGTYRETTLYSTLMPCYLCSGAVVQFGIRQVVAGESESLQGGAELMEAHGVQVLNLDLDECKELMRQFIRQNPQLWLEDIGQV